The proteins below are encoded in one region of Aggregicoccus sp. 17bor-14:
- a CDS encoding CBS domain-containing protein — MSLSSTESQVLISQAVSLFPRDTVLTALRVMQRYGLTRLPVVDEQHGELLGHVSEEELYRVWAGAPLARMSELLNVRASAFEPDAFRPPRGRTWLH, encoded by the coding sequence GTGTCGCTGAGCAGCACCGAGTCGCAGGTCCTCATTTCCCAGGCCGTGTCCCTCTTTCCCCGAGACACCGTGCTCACCGCCCTGCGCGTGATGCAGCGCTACGGGCTCACCCGCCTGCCCGTGGTGGACGAGCAGCACGGGGAGCTGCTGGGGCACGTGAGCGAGGAAGAACTTTACCGCGTGTGGGCAGGGGCCCCACTCGCCCGGATGAGCGAGCTTCTCAACGTGCGCGCGAGCGCCTTCGAGCCGGACGCCTTCCGCCCGCCGCGCGGGCGCACCTGGCTGCACTAG
- a CDS encoding GAF domain-containing sensor histidine kinase, translating into MAGLKSPHRLLLSSAALLVGAPAAACTLLHARALRRARRLLAREQRAAAELQEALAALRLLSDASAVLSQSLELPDLFTPVAQLAVPQLADWCAVELAREPGTLERVALVRAQGGACEPLLGAHALRPGDGVSRVMEGGRARIEADCDLLLRELAADAAQLEVLRGLGARCAMVVPLRAHEHTFGVLVFAATRAELQYGQAQLRLAEDLAWRCALALDNARLYREAQEAIRARDEFLSIASHELKTPLTSLQLHLQSLRQGAAAPERLGAKVEALQRQSRRLAALTDQLLDLSRIRLGRLDLNLEWVDLAALAREVAARFAEEAERQGGRVSVEAPGALVGSWDRLRLEQVLTNLLSNALKYGAGKPVRVRVREEAGAVQLAVEDRGIGIDAAAQARIFERFERAVSARHFGGLGLGLYIVREIIEAHAGQVAVRSTPGEGATFTVTLPRRPAAGPGQEAGAEALEPAADALN; encoded by the coding sequence ATGGCCGGCCTCAAGTCCCCGCACCGCCTGCTGCTCTCGAGCGCCGCACTCCTGGTCGGCGCTCCGGCGGCCGCGTGCACGCTGCTCCACGCGCGGGCGCTGCGGCGCGCGCGGCGGCTGCTGGCGCGAGAGCAGCGCGCGGCGGCCGAGCTGCAGGAGGCGCTCGCCGCGCTGCGGCTGCTCTCGGACGCGAGCGCCGTGCTCTCTCAGAGCCTGGAGCTCCCGGACCTCTTCACGCCCGTGGCGCAGCTCGCGGTGCCGCAGCTCGCGGACTGGTGCGCGGTGGAGCTCGCGCGCGAGCCGGGGACGCTGGAGCGGGTGGCGCTCGTGCGCGCGCAGGGCGGCGCGTGCGAGCCGCTGCTCGGCGCCCACGCGCTGCGGCCGGGCGACGGGGTGAGCCGCGTGATGGAGGGAGGGCGCGCGCGGATCGAGGCGGACTGCGACCTGCTGCTGCGGGAGCTCGCGGCGGATGCGGCCCAGCTCGAGGTGCTGCGAGGGCTGGGGGCGCGCTGCGCGATGGTGGTGCCCCTGCGCGCGCACGAGCACACCTTCGGGGTGCTGGTGTTCGCCGCCACGCGCGCGGAGCTGCAGTACGGGCAGGCGCAGCTGCGGCTCGCGGAGGACCTGGCCTGGCGCTGCGCGCTCGCGCTGGACAACGCGCGGCTCTACCGCGAGGCGCAGGAGGCCATCCGCGCGCGCGACGAGTTCCTCTCCATCGCGAGCCACGAGCTGAAGACGCCCCTCACCAGCCTGCAGCTGCACCTGCAGTCGCTGCGGCAGGGGGCGGCCGCCCCCGAGCGCCTGGGGGCGAAGGTGGAGGCGCTGCAGCGCCAGAGCCGGCGGCTCGCGGCCCTCACCGACCAGCTGCTGGACCTCTCGCGCATCCGGCTGGGGCGGCTGGACCTGAATCTCGAGTGGGTGGACCTGGCGGCGCTCGCGCGCGAGGTGGCGGCGCGCTTCGCCGAGGAGGCGGAGCGCCAGGGTGGCCGGGTGAGCGTGGAGGCGCCCGGGGCGCTGGTGGGGTCGTGGGACCGGCTGCGGCTCGAACAGGTGCTGACGAACCTGCTCTCCAACGCGCTCAAGTACGGGGCGGGCAAGCCGGTGCGCGTGCGGGTGCGCGAGGAGGCGGGCGCGGTGCAGCTCGCCGTGGAGGACCGGGGCATCGGCATCGACGCGGCGGCGCAGGCGCGCATCTTCGAGCGCTTCGAGCGCGCGGTGTCCGCGCGCCACTTCGGGGGCCTCGGGCTGGGGCTCTACATCGTGCGCGAGATCATCGAGGCGCACGCCGGCCAGGTGGCGGTCCGGAGCACCCCGGGCGAGGGCGCCACCTTCACGGTGACCCTGCCCCGCAGGCCCGCAGCAGGGCCCGGCCAGGAGGCCGGTGCGGAGGCGCTGGAGCCGGCCGCCGACGCCCTGAACTAG
- a CDS encoding YsnF/AvaK domain-containing protein has protein sequence MFERSGIREGMVVRSADGEKLGKVFAVGDDAFHIEKGLFFPKDYVARFGDIQDIRDGEIILSHGRDSLRSADDASYASTTGTAGLGSSASMNASQSMTGESFTNDATRTGARALGPTEGATLNDGLGRSDAAYAREGFSGQGTQRLDNDREIAVPVAREELDVVKREREAGQVRITKEVVSEEQEVSVPVRKERVRVERRNVEPGRPAMSASFKDETIVVPLREEEVDVRKRVVSEGEVVVHKDAVEEERRVAETVRREQVDVRTEGDVEDADRTRSGFRAPDDDPLKRY, from the coding sequence ATGTTCGAGCGTTCTGGCATTCGAGAAGGCATGGTGGTGCGCAGCGCGGACGGCGAGAAGCTGGGCAAGGTGTTCGCGGTCGGCGACGACGCCTTCCACATCGAGAAGGGGCTGTTCTTCCCCAAGGACTACGTCGCGCGCTTCGGCGACATCCAGGACATCCGCGACGGTGAGATCATCCTCTCGCACGGACGCGACAGCCTGCGCAGCGCGGACGATGCCTCGTACGCCTCGACCACCGGCACGGCCGGCCTGGGCAGCTCTGCGTCGATGAACGCGAGCCAGTCGATGACGGGTGAGTCCTTCACCAACGACGCGACGCGCACCGGCGCGCGGGCGCTGGGTCCCACCGAGGGCGCCACGCTGAACGACGGCCTGGGCCGCAGCGACGCGGCCTACGCGCGCGAGGGCTTCAGCGGCCAGGGCACGCAGCGGCTCGACAACGACCGCGAAATCGCAGTGCCCGTGGCGCGCGAGGAGCTGGACGTGGTGAAGCGCGAGCGCGAGGCGGGCCAGGTGCGCATCACGAAGGAGGTGGTGAGCGAGGAGCAGGAGGTGAGCGTCCCGGTGCGCAAGGAGCGCGTGCGCGTGGAGCGGCGCAACGTGGAGCCGGGCCGCCCGGCGATGAGCGCCTCGTTCAAGGACGAGACCATCGTGGTGCCGCTGCGCGAGGAGGAAGTGGACGTGCGCAAGCGCGTGGTCTCCGAGGGCGAAGTGGTCGTCCACAAGGACGCGGTGGAGGAGGAGCGGCGCGTGGCGGAGACGGTGCGGCGCGAGCAGGTGGACGTGCGCACCGAGGGCGACGTGGAGGACGCGGACCGCACCCGCTCGGGCTTCCGCGCCCCGGACGACGACCCGCTCAAGCGCTACTAG
- a CDS encoding erythromycin esterase family protein, which produces MAVDGKVARGRGALRTAATRSVLVSLLLLGAAAHAQPAVHPLPFTEPYVEAHYAFLREAVGARTLVQLADPLRVSEEGARARLPLVRYLHEALGFDLLALEGSPLDAWLAMELLYDPGGSAEARLARAQDLAWFAPYQTPGMRALLAYVQGTQGTAHPLYLTSFDVQPGVARAYLAGWPVFDALFAALARYAPRPPEAVRWRVALEDLVACRAKGFPDTAASEREALEAIAGVERWIAAAQPSLRAARPALHAAALARVPEALRARVELCSRDLASGERREWTTYLAARDALAARHALALRALAPGGRVLLWTHQAQALPAAQAHGAPTFGALLQRAAPGQLYTVGLFVGEGRGLEVEGRAVPPFAERALAPAGEGSAEALLARVTGGRSAFVDLRGLTAASAPDFFRPLPSRSEVRGQAEVVLARDLGAALYLPQVSAPRLLFASPRLQAAIRAAGYAQDHGRWLFPPLMLAVIALLVHRVRRRQRVPPEALRPRPPSPSGRGPA; this is translated from the coding sequence ATGGCCGTGGACGGCAAGGTCGCCCGAGGACGCGGAGCGCTGCGCACGGCCGCGACGAGGTCCGTGCTCGTCTCACTGCTCCTGCTGGGCGCCGCCGCCCACGCGCAGCCCGCGGTGCACCCGCTGCCCTTCACCGAGCCCTATGTGGAGGCGCACTACGCCTTCCTGCGCGAGGCGGTGGGCGCGCGGACGCTGGTGCAGCTCGCGGACCCGCTGCGGGTGAGCGAGGAGGGGGCGCGCGCGCGGCTGCCGCTGGTGCGCTACCTGCACGAGGCGCTGGGCTTCGACCTGCTCGCGCTGGAGGGCAGCCCGCTGGACGCGTGGCTCGCGATGGAGCTGCTCTACGACCCGGGCGGCAGCGCGGAGGCGCGGCTCGCGCGCGCGCAGGACCTCGCGTGGTTCGCGCCGTACCAGACGCCGGGCATGCGCGCGCTGCTCGCGTACGTGCAGGGGACGCAGGGCACGGCGCACCCGCTCTACCTCACCAGCTTCGACGTACAGCCGGGCGTGGCGCGCGCGTACCTGGCGGGGTGGCCGGTGTTCGACGCCCTCTTCGCCGCGCTCGCGCGCTACGCGCCGCGGCCTCCGGAGGCGGTGCGCTGGCGCGTGGCGCTGGAGGACCTGGTGGCCTGCCGCGCGAAGGGCTTTCCGGACACGGCGGCGAGCGAGCGCGAGGCGCTGGAGGCGATTGCAGGCGTGGAGCGGTGGATCGCCGCCGCGCAGCCCTCGCTGCGCGCCGCCCGGCCCGCGCTGCATGCCGCCGCGCTCGCGCGGGTGCCGGAGGCGCTGCGCGCGCGGGTGGAGCTGTGCTCGCGCGACCTCGCCTCGGGGGAGCGGCGCGAGTGGACCACCTACCTCGCCGCGCGCGATGCGCTCGCGGCCCGGCACGCGCTCGCCCTGCGCGCGCTCGCTCCGGGAGGGCGGGTGCTCCTGTGGACGCACCAGGCGCAGGCGCTGCCGGCGGCGCAGGCGCACGGCGCGCCCACCTTCGGCGCGCTGCTGCAGCGCGCGGCGCCCGGGCAGCTCTACACGGTGGGGCTCTTCGTGGGCGAGGGGCGGGGGCTGGAGGTGGAGGGTCGCGCGGTGCCTCCCTTTGCCGAGCGCGCGCTCGCGCCGGCAGGGGAGGGAAGCGCGGAGGCGCTGCTCGCGCGGGTGACGGGAGGCCGCAGCGCGTTCGTGGACCTGCGCGGGCTCACGGCCGCTTCCGCGCCGGACTTCTTCCGCCCACTGCCCAGCCGCAGCGAGGTGCGCGGGCAGGCGGAGGTGGTGCTCGCGCGCGACCTGGGCGCCGCGCTCTACCTGCCCCAGGTGAGCGCCCCCCGCCTGCTCTTCGCCTCGCCGCGGCTACAGGCGGCCATCCGCGCCGCCGGCTACGCGCAGGACCACGGACGCTGGCTCTTCCCGCCGCTCATGCTCGCGGTCATCGCCCTGCTCGTCCACCGCGTGCGCCGCCGTCAAAGAGTTCCGCCCGAAGCCCTGCGCCCCCGTCCTCCGTCTCCTTCTGGAAGAGGGCCTGCGTGA
- a CDS encoding ATP-binding protein, translating to MTALLATPPPALEPAAAPLRVLLLEDSPLDAQLMVGALEAAGRAAQVHRVDGRAGFLEALVQGGYDLVLSDYNVPGFDGTEALSLARERLPDVPFLFVSGALGEERAIELLKRGATEYVLKDNLERLVPSIERALREAEGARQRRSAEQALRESEERYQLASLATSDAIWDFDPQLNRTQWAGALERVFGYPVPANGTDAEWWGSRVHPEDLPLVLADSQVALAAPARQRWEHAYRFRRADGSWAHVIDHGLIVRDADGKAVRVVGAIRDDSARVSAERERQRLLEEAQARVEFEQQVVGIVSHDLRNPLAAILTSASLMLRRESIDPWVARSAARIVSSADRASRMIRDLLDYTQARMGGGIPIRPEALDLHELAEQVVEEARAAFPERTLELVHSGSGHGRWDADRVAQVLTNLVTNALKYSPADTPVRVESRGEAEGMWLRVQNAGEPISPELLPRLFEPLQRGGGHVGFSDRSIGLGLYIVRELVLAHGGQVDVASTQEAGTTFTVRLPREAAGRTPPAG from the coding sequence ATGACCGCGCTGCTCGCCACCCCACCGCCCGCGCTCGAGCCGGCCGCGGCGCCGCTGCGGGTACTGCTGCTCGAGGACAGCCCCCTGGACGCGCAGCTGATGGTGGGTGCGCTCGAGGCGGCGGGGCGCGCGGCGCAGGTGCACCGCGTGGACGGGCGCGCGGGCTTCCTCGAGGCGCTGGTGCAGGGCGGCTACGACCTGGTGCTCTCGGACTACAACGTGCCCGGCTTCGACGGCACCGAGGCACTCTCGCTTGCGCGCGAGCGCCTGCCGGACGTGCCCTTCCTCTTCGTCTCGGGTGCGCTGGGCGAGGAGCGGGCCATCGAGCTGCTCAAGCGCGGCGCCACGGAATACGTGCTCAAGGACAACCTGGAGCGCCTGGTGCCCAGCATCGAGCGCGCCCTGCGCGAGGCGGAAGGGGCGCGCCAGCGCCGCAGCGCCGAGCAGGCGCTGCGCGAGAGCGAGGAGCGCTACCAGCTGGCGAGCCTCGCCACCAGCGATGCCATCTGGGACTTCGACCCGCAGCTGAACCGCACCCAGTGGGCCGGCGCGCTCGAGCGCGTGTTCGGATACCCGGTCCCCGCGAACGGCACGGACGCGGAGTGGTGGGGCTCGCGCGTGCACCCGGAGGACCTCCCGCTGGTGCTGGCGGACTCGCAGGTGGCCCTCGCAGCGCCCGCCCGGCAGCGCTGGGAGCACGCGTACCGCTTCCGCCGCGCGGACGGCAGCTGGGCCCACGTCATCGACCACGGGCTCATCGTGCGCGACGCGGATGGCAAGGCCGTGCGGGTGGTGGGCGCCATCCGCGACGACTCGGCACGGGTGAGCGCGGAGCGCGAGCGGCAGCGGCTGCTGGAGGAGGCGCAGGCGCGCGTGGAGTTCGAGCAGCAGGTGGTGGGCATCGTGAGCCACGACCTGAGAAACCCGCTCGCCGCCATCCTCACCTCGGCCTCCCTCATGCTGCGGCGCGAGAGCATCGACCCATGGGTGGCGCGCAGCGCGGCGCGCATCGTGTCCAGCGCGGACCGCGCGAGCCGGATGATCCGCGACCTGCTGGACTACACCCAGGCGCGCATGGGCGGTGGCATCCCCATCCGCCCCGAGGCGCTGGACCTGCACGAGCTCGCCGAGCAGGTGGTGGAGGAGGCGCGCGCCGCCTTCCCCGAGCGCACCCTGGAGCTCGTGCACAGCGGCAGCGGCCACGGGCGCTGGGATGCGGACCGCGTGGCGCAGGTGCTCACCAACCTGGTGACCAACGCGCTCAAGTACAGCCCCGCGGACACACCCGTGCGCGTGGAGAGCCGCGGCGAGGCGGAGGGCATGTGGCTGCGCGTGCAGAACGCGGGCGAGCCCATCTCGCCCGAGCTGCTGCCGCGCCTCTTCGAGCCGCTGCAGCGCGGCGGCGGCCACGTGGGCTTCAGCGACCGCAGCATCGGGCTGGGGCTCTACATCGTGCGCGAGCTCGTGCTCGCCCACGGCGGCCAGGTGGACGTGGCGAGCACGCAGGAGGCGGGCACCACCTTCACCGTGCGGCTGCCGCGCGAGGCGGCCGGGCGCACGCCGCCGGCGGGCTAA
- a CDS encoding response regulator: MNDLKRILLVEDSANDVALTLAALEETNLANEVDVVRDGQQALDYLQREGTHAERPEGNPAVVLLDLKLPKVDGLEVLAHIKRHPGLKTVPVVMLTSSREEQDLARSYGLGVNAYVVKPVAFGDFVAALKELGLFWAVVNQPPPGSLPRGGVR; this comes from the coding sequence GTGAACGACCTCAAGCGAATCCTCCTCGTCGAAGACAGCGCCAACGACGTGGCCCTCACGCTCGCCGCGCTCGAGGAGACGAACCTCGCCAACGAGGTGGACGTGGTGCGCGACGGGCAGCAGGCGCTGGACTACCTGCAGCGCGAGGGCACCCACGCCGAGCGCCCCGAGGGCAACCCCGCCGTGGTGCTCCTGGACCTGAAGCTGCCCAAGGTGGACGGCCTCGAGGTGCTCGCGCACATCAAGCGCCACCCCGGGCTCAAGACGGTGCCGGTGGTGATGCTCACCTCGAGCCGCGAGGAGCAGGACCTCGCGCGCAGCTACGGCCTCGGGGTGAATGCCTACGTGGTGAAGCCGGTGGCCTTCGGGGACTTCGTCGCCGCGCTCAAGGAGCTGGGGCTGTTCTGGGCCGTGGTGAACCAGCCGCCTCCCGGCTCGCTGCCCCGGGGTGGCGTACGATGA
- a CDS encoding PAS domain-containing protein, which translates to MSSHAASQSTAPARPGARPSRASVLLVDDRPANLLALEALLEPLGARTVRAATGREALQRAAEEDFAAILLDLRLPDLSGLEVTVRLREQGLNQRTPVLLLTAGDVGEEELLRGYAHGAVDFLRKPLVPAVLQAKVSVFLELHVAREALRASEREATESRHRALLGNLLLQAPAAIAILRGPELVFEFANPVYEQVVGRTGLVGRPLLQALPELAGQRAVLQALEGVLRTGEPFRASDFPVQLARGGPGAPPEQVYFNFIYQAMRGPSGEVEGLIAFAVDVTDQVRARRQTESLAEDLRQQAQALRASEERLQLALESTALGTWDMDMDTLHELRWDARCKQLFGLPPDAHVDYDVFLSGLHPEDRAATHAAIQEALRPGGPGHFDVEYRTVGLQDGQLRWVRATGRARFEGGTLARFTGTVLDISRRKRIDEERAQAAAENARLLQAVSAERQNLQSLLMQMPVSATVLRGPTLLHEMSNPAAERLRGRALPSGVPIRELLPELEGQGFYELLERVYRTGETVEAREMRARWRRTEEGALEEGIFDISYQPLRDAAGRIDGVVSYSMDVTAQVQARERVEALAAALQQSEGRFRVLAEAMPQLAWSADAGGEHDYFNQRFREYTGAPPDRADTATWQQSMHPEDRPRALERWRRSVETGEPFEVEYRRLRSDGQWRWLLGRALPARDAEGHITRWLGTSTDIEEQVRTLRELEAAQAEVRRLNAGLEQRVAERTHQLQEVNRELESFSYSVSHDLRAPLRHVTGFAQLLQKRAGSQLDETSRGYLKTIFDAAQQGGTLVDDLLAFSRMGRAALRPARVELRALVDEVVRELAPDARGRQVEWRVGALPEVHADPAMLRQVLRNLLANALKYTRPRERAVIEVGAEPLGAGNLETHVWVKDNGVGFEMQYVDKLFGVFQRLHTADQFEGTGIGLANVKRVVSRHGGRAWAEGAPDQGATFHFTLPHTPAPGASRGTHP; encoded by the coding sequence GTGTCCTCCCACGCAGCGTCCCAGTCCACCGCCCCGGCCCGTCCGGGCGCTCGCCCCTCGCGCGCCAGCGTGCTGCTGGTGGACGACCGCCCCGCGAACCTGCTCGCGCTCGAGGCGCTGCTCGAGCCGCTGGGCGCGCGCACGGTGCGCGCCGCCACCGGCCGCGAGGCCCTGCAGCGCGCGGCCGAGGAGGACTTCGCCGCCATCCTGCTGGACCTGCGGCTGCCGGACCTGAGCGGCCTGGAGGTCACGGTGCGCCTGCGCGAGCAGGGCCTGAACCAGCGCACCCCCGTGCTGCTGCTCACCGCGGGGGACGTGGGCGAGGAGGAGCTCCTGCGCGGCTACGCGCACGGCGCGGTGGACTTCCTGCGCAAGCCGCTGGTGCCCGCGGTGCTGCAGGCCAAGGTCTCCGTCTTCCTCGAGCTCCACGTGGCTCGCGAGGCGCTGCGCGCGAGCGAGCGCGAGGCGACGGAGAGCCGCCACCGCGCGCTGCTCGGCAACCTGCTGCTGCAGGCGCCCGCCGCCATCGCCATCCTGCGCGGGCCCGAGCTCGTCTTCGAGTTCGCCAACCCCGTCTACGAGCAGGTGGTGGGGCGCACGGGGCTGGTGGGCCGCCCCCTGCTGCAGGCCCTGCCCGAGCTCGCGGGGCAGCGCGCCGTGCTGCAGGCGCTCGAGGGCGTGCTGCGCACCGGCGAGCCCTTCCGCGCGAGCGACTTCCCCGTGCAGCTGGCGCGCGGCGGCCCGGGCGCGCCGCCCGAGCAGGTGTACTTCAACTTCATCTACCAGGCGATGCGCGGCCCCTCGGGCGAGGTGGAGGGGCTCATCGCCTTCGCCGTGGACGTGACCGACCAGGTGCGCGCGCGCCGCCAGACCGAGTCGCTCGCCGAGGACCTGCGCCAGCAGGCGCAGGCGCTGCGCGCGAGCGAGGAGCGGCTGCAGCTCGCGCTCGAGTCCACCGCCCTGGGCACCTGGGACATGGACATGGACACGCTGCACGAGCTGCGCTGGGACGCGCGCTGCAAGCAGCTGTTCGGCCTGCCGCCGGACGCGCACGTGGACTACGACGTCTTCCTCTCCGGCCTGCACCCCGAGGACCGCGCGGCCACCCACGCGGCCATCCAGGAGGCGCTGCGGCCCGGCGGCCCCGGCCACTTCGACGTGGAGTACCGCACCGTGGGGCTGCAGGACGGCCAGCTGCGCTGGGTGCGCGCCACGGGGCGCGCCCGCTTCGAGGGCGGCACGCTCGCGCGCTTCACCGGCACCGTGCTGGACATCAGCAGGCGCAAGCGCATCGACGAGGAGCGCGCCCAGGCGGCCGCCGAGAACGCGCGCCTGCTGCAGGCGGTGAGCGCCGAGCGGCAGAACCTCCAGTCCCTGCTGATGCAGATGCCCGTCTCGGCCACCGTGCTGCGCGGGCCCACCCTCCTGCACGAGATGTCCAACCCCGCCGCCGAGCGCCTGCGCGGGCGCGCGCTGCCGTCCGGCGTGCCCATCCGCGAGCTGCTCCCCGAGCTCGAGGGGCAGGGCTTCTACGAGCTGCTGGAGCGCGTGTACCGCACCGGCGAGACAGTGGAGGCGCGCGAGATGCGCGCGCGCTGGCGGCGCACGGAGGAGGGCGCGCTCGAGGAGGGCATCTTCGACATCAGCTACCAGCCGCTGCGCGACGCCGCGGGGCGCATCGACGGCGTGGTCTCCTACAGCATGGACGTGACCGCCCAGGTGCAGGCGCGCGAGCGCGTGGAGGCGCTCGCCGCCGCGCTGCAGCAGAGCGAGGGGCGCTTCCGCGTCCTCGCCGAGGCCATGCCCCAGCTCGCCTGGAGCGCAGACGCCGGGGGCGAGCACGACTACTTCAACCAGCGCTTCCGCGAGTACACGGGCGCCCCGCCCGACCGCGCGGACACCGCCACCTGGCAGCAGAGCATGCACCCGGAGGACCGGCCCCGCGCGCTCGAGCGCTGGCGGCGCAGCGTGGAGACGGGCGAGCCCTTCGAGGTGGAGTACCGCCGCCTGCGCTCGGACGGCCAGTGGCGCTGGCTGCTCGGGCGCGCGCTGCCCGCGCGCGACGCCGAGGGCCACATCACCCGCTGGCTCGGCACCAGCACGGACATCGAGGAGCAGGTGCGCACCCTGCGCGAGCTGGAGGCCGCCCAGGCGGAGGTGCGTCGGCTCAACGCGGGGCTCGAGCAGCGCGTGGCCGAGCGCACCCACCAGCTGCAGGAGGTGAACCGCGAGCTGGAGAGCTTCAGCTACTCCGTCAGCCACGACCTGCGCGCGCCCCTTCGCCACGTGACCGGCTTCGCCCAGCTGCTGCAGAAGCGCGCCGGGTCGCAGCTGGACGAGACCAGCCGCGGCTACCTCAAGACCATCTTCGACGCGGCCCAGCAGGGCGGCACCCTGGTGGACGACCTGCTCGCCTTCAGCCGCATGGGGCGCGCGGCCTTGCGCCCGGCCCGCGTGGAGCTGCGCGCGCTGGTGGACGAGGTCGTGCGCGAGCTCGCTCCGGATGCGCGCGGCCGCCAGGTGGAGTGGCGCGTGGGCGCGCTGCCCGAGGTGCACGCGGACCCCGCCATGCTGCGCCAGGTGCTGCGCAACCTGCTCGCCAACGCGCTCAAGTACACGCGCCCCCGCGAGCGCGCCGTCATCGAGGTGGGCGCCGAGCCGCTGGGCGCCGGAAATCTCGAGACCCACGTCTGGGTGAAGGACAACGGCGTGGGCTTCGAGATGCAGTACGTGGACAAGCTCTTCGGCGTCTTCCAGCGCCTGCACACCGCCGACCAGTTCGAGGGCACCGGCATCGGGCTCGCGAACGTGAAGCGCGTGGTCAGCCGCCACGGCGGGCGCGCCTGGGCCGAGGGCGCCCCGGACCAGGGCGCCACCTTCCACTTCACCCTCCCCCACACCCCCGCGCCCGGCGCCTCCCGAGGAACCCACCCGTGA
- a CDS encoding ornithine cyclodeaminase family protein → MSTLLLRRSDVARYLDGLLMLNDLREAFRADALGRSVVPQRAGTPVHAGGSATVLFPGCLPGVPAYSVKVHAKFPAQQPAIQGTLQLHDLGSGELLAVMDSGHLTAVRTAATAALAADVLARPDARRVAFIGAGAQAAIGLKTLRLVRTLERASVYDTDMPRAFAFAQRMYQQLQLPVRQADSVAEAVADADIVVCATWSRQAFLEPHMLPPGAHVTSLGADEPGKVELSRALLERARVVVDHRGLALSMGAVGNVGLGEESIHAELGEVLAGLKQGRTRPDELTVFSSVGLPFTDLAAAWSVYLAAREDPELQRVDFSA, encoded by the coding sequence ATGAGCACGCTCCTCCTCCGCCGCTCCGACGTGGCCCGCTACCTCGATGGGCTCCTGATGCTCAACGACCTGCGCGAGGCCTTCCGCGCGGACGCGCTGGGGCGCAGCGTGGTGCCGCAGCGCGCGGGCACCCCGGTGCACGCCGGGGGCAGTGCGACGGTCCTCTTCCCCGGCTGCCTGCCCGGAGTGCCGGCGTACTCGGTGAAGGTGCACGCGAAGTTCCCCGCGCAGCAGCCCGCCATCCAGGGCACGCTGCAGCTGCACGACCTGGGCAGCGGCGAGCTGCTCGCGGTGATGGACTCGGGCCACCTCACGGCGGTGCGCACCGCCGCCACCGCGGCGCTCGCGGCAGACGTGCTCGCGCGGCCCGACGCCCGGCGCGTGGCCTTCATCGGCGCGGGCGCGCAGGCGGCCATCGGGCTGAAGACGCTGCGCCTGGTGCGCACGCTGGAGCGCGCGAGCGTCTACGACACGGACATGCCGCGCGCCTTCGCCTTCGCCCAGCGCATGTACCAGCAGCTGCAGCTGCCGGTGCGCCAGGCGGACAGCGTGGCGGAGGCGGTGGCGGACGCGGACATCGTCGTGTGCGCCACCTGGAGCCGGCAGGCCTTCCTCGAGCCGCACATGCTGCCGCCCGGCGCGCACGTGACGAGCCTCGGCGCGGACGAGCCCGGCAAGGTGGAGCTCAGCCGCGCGCTGCTCGAGCGCGCGCGCGTCGTCGTGGACCACCGCGGCCTCGCGCTCTCCATGGGCGCGGTGGGCAACGTGGGGCTGGGCGAGGAAAGTATCCACGCGGAGCTCGGCGAGGTGCTCGCCGGCCTGAAGCAGGGCCGCACCCGCCCGGACGAGCTCACCGTCTTCAGCAGCGTGGGGCTGCCCTTCACGGACCTCGCCGCCGCCTGGAGTGTGTACCTCGCCGCGCGCGAGGACCCCGAGCTGCAGCGCGTGGACTTCAGCGCCTGA